A window of Cryptomeria japonica chromosome 3, Sugi_1.0, whole genome shotgun sequence contains these coding sequences:
- the LOC131873982 gene encoding receptor-like protein 12: MSSLTSLNLQNSKIEVIIPPAIRNMSLLANLNLGRNNIEGILPPAIENRASLTHLNLERNNVEGIIPPAIGNISSLTYLDLSYNSLGGNIPWSSLGGLLKLPILCLDSNQLNGSLSYNFDNLSSLEVLFISDNYLNGTFLLSQLEGFTKISELQLLDNFLTIEMNSNWIPKFQLWDLYLSSCNMHVDFHVFISTQYNIREIDLSNNSLSGNILEWLWDLAFLESLNLSYHQFRGSLSSKFSAFDAQYVDLHRNNLQGNICMPHPNVQFLDMSENQLKGISQKSMKKYGPSQLIYFSLANNSIDGVSPHSICEGPNLEVLDVSENNLIGNLFASFGYCSSTLKVLNLENNHLERKIKSIICLQTLKLGGNRLQGPIPTSLQKCTSLEILDLAYNNIQGKTPSWLDKLTNLHILVLGSNKLKGEMPLQLAKLQHLHVLILSNNHFSGAIPSSLSNLKAMKNQTKISNVLQYSNSSSMPYVYKMEIVNKGQFLEYAKSLAMVRCLDLSGNNFSGDIPQGIGFLIGPKSLNLSRNHLSGKIPTYFINLVKLESLDISMNNIIGNILGELQLKYLC; the protein is encoded by the coding sequence ATGTCCTCACTAACATCCTTGAATCTTCAAAATAGCAAAATTGAAGTCATTATTCCTCCTGCTATTAGAAATATGTCTTTGTTGGCCAACTTGAATCTTGGGAGAAACAATATTGAAGGCATTCTTCCTCCCGCAATTGAAAATAGGGCCTCATTGACCCACTTGAATCTTGAGAGAAACAATGTTGAAGGCATTATTCCTCCTGCTATTGGAAATATATCCTCATTGACCTACTTGGATCTTTCTTATAACTCATTGGGAGGGAACATTCCATGGAGCTCTTTAGGTGGACTATTAAAGCTGCCAATTCTTTGCCTGGACTCAAACCAATTAAATGGGAGCTTGTCATATAATTTTGATAATCTCTCCTCCTTGGAAGTCCTTTTTATCAGTGATAACTATTTGAATGGCACTTTCTTACTCTCTCAATTGGAAGGTTTCACAAAGATAAGTGAATTGCAACTTCTCGATAATTTCTTGACAATAGAAATGAATTCTAATTGGATCCCTAAATTTCAGCTTTGGGATTTGTATTTGAGTTCTTGTAATATGCATGTTGATTTCCATGTTTTCATATCCACTCAATACAACATAAGGGAAATAGACCTATCCAACAATTCTTTGAGTGGAAATATTCTAGAATGGTTGTGGGACCTTGCATTCTTGGAGAGCCTCAATCTCTCGTACCATCAATTCAGAGGATCATTATCGTCTAAGTTCAGTGCATTTGATGCTCAGTATGTAGACTTACATAGAAATAACTTACAAGGAAATATTTGTATGCCACATCCTAATGTGCAATTTCTTGACATGTCAGAAAATCAATTGAAGGGAATCAGTCAAAAAAGCATGAAGAAATATGGCCCTAGTCAACTTATATATTTTTCGCTTGCAAATAATAGCATTGATGGTGTGTCTCCACATTCTATTTGTGAAGGCCCTAATTTGGAGGTTCTAGATGTGTCAGAGAACAACTTAATAGGTAATTTATTTGCAAGTTTTGGTTATTGTTCATCAACATTGAAAGTGTTGAATCTTGAAAACAATCATTTGGAACGTAAGATCAAGAGTATTATTTGTCTTCAAACATTAAAATTGGGAGGTAATAGACTACAAGGGCCAattccaacatcccttcaaaagtGTACCTCTTTGGAGATTCTAGATTTGGCATATAATAACATTCAAGGGAAAACCCCAAGTTGGTTGGATAAGTTGACCAATCTTCATATTTTAGTACTGGGATCAAATAAACTCAAGGGTGAAATGCCATTACAACTAGCAAAACTGCAACATCTTCATGTCTTGATATTGTCAAATAATCATTTTTCTGGAGCTATTCCAAGTAGCTTGAGTAACTTGAAAGCgatgaaaaatcaaacaaaaatctCAAATGTCCTTCAATATTCAAATTCTAGTTCAATGCCTTATGTATATAAAATGGAAATAGTCAACAAAGGCCAATTCCTAGAGTATGCAAAATCTTTGGCAATGGTTCGATGTCTTGATCTCTCTGGCAACAACTTCTCAGGTGATATTCCTCAAGGCATTGGGTTCCTAATTGGTCCAAAATCTCTCAATTTATCAAGAAATCATCTTAGTGGCAAAATTCCTACTTATTTTATAAATCTTGTGAAATTGGAGTCACTTGATATTTCAATGAACAATATTATTGGGAATATTCTGGGAGAACTACAACTCAAATatttgtgttag